In Candidatus Nitrosotenuis uzonensis, the sequence TATTATTTTGGCAAGATAACGCCTCCTGAACAGATATCTGCATGGTATCTTGAGATTGCAAAAAAAGCAGAAAGGCAGCTGGAGCCGGGCAAGTTTGAAATATTGGAGCAAAAAAGTAACGTGAATCTTATGGGAATGTCCGTATTTGAGGACTGTTCCAGAGCACTTGACCGATGCATAAACATCAGCAAGGCGTTCATGGCTGGCAGCGTGGCATACTTTGTTGTTACTCTTTTCTTATAGTCTTAATGTCCTCAAGATTTCCATAGAACTCGTCGATAAATGAGGAAAGCTGGAAAATAGGGACTATGGGCACTTTGTTGATAAAATTCACCCTGTCTTGGTATAGCGTGACTATCACAGGAGCCGCAACCGCTCCCTTGGTCTTTGCTACATAATGTTTTGTGCGCTCTATCTGCTTTTGTACGGCAGCATCTAGGGCAGAGGGACTGTGTTTTTGCCAGTGTTTGCAGTCGATGAGCAGGGCAATTCCAAGCTTTATTCCTATAATGTCTATTTCCATGCGTGGGTTTGTCATGATGTGGTTTCTAACAGTGGAAAAATTCTTTTCTTCAAGTATCTGGGCTGCAAGACCTTCAAAATCCCTCCATGACAGGTGTGCTGCAGCATCATCTATCGTAGCTCCCTTTAGTACGGCATAGAGTGCGGCTTTTATCTTGTCCCCATCTGTAAATTCGATGGTCTCGCCATCCATTCGCCCAATTTGATTCTGAGCCATCTCAGTTAGCATTTTCTTGGCAGTGGTACTGTCCACCTTGGCTACGATTGAAAAATCTTTGGCAGTTATCCCTCCTGGAATCACGCCATCTATTCCTCCAAGCCATATCCTGCTGCTCATGAACAATCTGTCTTGTTTTTAATTTTAAATGTTGCAGATAATTTGCATCATGTGCTGGAATATACTGTGGCATCCTTGGAGCTTTAAATTGGATGTCATGCAAGTACTTGTGTGAGGATTTTTTTCCTGTTTCTTATCATCTCGTCCGGAATAAGTCCGGCGTTTGCAGAAAAGGGAACATATGTTGATACAGTGCAATTCATTCAATATCTTGAAGAAAGTACTGCTCTTGAGGAGGTAAAAAAGGGCAATTTGGACATGTATTATTCTCGTATGCCGTTTGAGCTGCTCGAACAAAAAGAATCGCTGACAAACCTGAAGGTGTTTTACACTACGGGCGGCTCGTTTTCGCTTCTGTTAAATCCTGCACAAGGAGAAAAATTCAATCCGTTTGCGTTTCAAGAAGTTAGGTTTGCACTAAATTACCTTGTTGACCGAAACCTGATAGTAGACGAGCTTATGGGTGGATACGGGGTCCCAATGGTATCTAACTATGGGCCTTTTGATCCTGATTATCTTCTAATTGTAGACGAGCTTGAAAAGTTCGGCTTTAGATACAATCCAGAGTACGCCCGCCAAGTGATATCTGAGACTCTTGAAAAAAACGGTGCAGAGAAAATCAATGGCGTGTGGACATACATGGGCAAGCCTGTAGAAGTTACAGTGTTTATCAGAAATGATGATGCGGTAAGAAAATCTATAGGCGAGATAATCTCATCTGAGCTTGAAAAATCTGGATTTGTTGTCAGCAAAGATTTTGGTGATTTGAACAAGGCGTTTGTTATAGTGTATGGCTCTGATCCTGCGGAACTAAGATGGAGCATATACACGGAAGGATATGCCGGAAGATCTGCTTTTGTAAAGTATGATCCGTTGGGACTTGCGCAGATGTATGCACCATGGTTCTCAAATATGCCTGGGCTTAACAATCCGTCATACTGGAACTACAAGAACGCAAAGCTCGATGAGATAACACAGAAAATCTATTCGGCAAACTTTACATCCTCAGATGAACGGGCGGCGTTAATCAAGCTTGCAACAAAGGAGGGAGTAAACGAGTCTGTCAGGATATTCCTTGCGGCAAAGATAGACCCGTACGTGACAAACAAAAATGTCGAAGGTGTCATAAACGATTTTGGCGGAGGAATCACAACAAGGTTTACCGCAATAAACTCAAGGACAGGAGATGCTGATCTGAAAATCGGAGTAAAGCAGATCTATCAGGGGGCATGGAACCCAATTAGGGGATTCTCAGACATGTATAGCAAAAATGTCTGGGACACATTATATGATCCAGGAATTTTCAAAAATCCGTATTCTGGAGAAAATTTTGCGGTGCGGCAGAGCTGGAGTGTCCAGAGTGCAGGACCTGAAGGAACTTTGGATGTGCCTGACGATGCAATAAGGTGGAATCCAGATTTGCAAGAGTGGGAGTTAGTTGGACCCAACGCAAGGGCAGTAAGCAAGATAACATATGATTTGTTGCTAGGGGACTGGCACCATGGTCAGAAAATCGACTTGAACGACGTATTATACTCTGTCTACTTTACGCAGGAATGGGCAACGCAGAAGGAAAATGACAAGACATTTGACCCGGAATACTCACCGCAGGCCGCGCCAGGGGCTAGCACATTAGTTGCGCTCAGGCCTCTTGATGAGGATACTGTAGAAGTTTACGTGAATTATTGGCACTTTGATGAATCAGACATTGCTGATTGGGGCGGAGTATGGGTGACAATGCCTTGGGAAATTATGTATGCCATGGAACAGGCAGTGGTGGACGGCAAGGCTTCGTTTTCAAGAACTGATGCACAGGCAAAGAGCCTCAATTGGCTCTCACTCATAGTTCCACGTGATGCGTCTCTCATAAAGCAATATCTTGAGCAGTTTATAGTCGAAAAACAGGTTCCACCGGCATTGGAAGGCAGTGATTGGCAGTACTATGAATCAAGATATTTGGCTGCAATAGAGTGGATAAAGGAGAAGAATCATGCCGTGATTAGTAATGGGCCGTTCTATCTGCAGAGTTACTCTCCTGAGGCAAGAACAATCACAATAAAAGCATTTGTGAGTGAGAATTATCCGTTCGCCGCAGGGCACTGGTCAGAATTTGAGAGTGTGGATTTGCCACAAATCACAAGCATTAGCGTTCCAGAGAAGATTGAATCCGGCTCTTCAATTGAGATCCCAATTGTGGTATCTAACACATCCGTATTGTATTATTTTATCACGGATGCCCGCGGTGAGCAGGTGGCAGGTGGAGTGCTGCCAGTGATAGATAACACCTCAAAGCTGATACTAACTGGCGAAGAAACAAAAAAGATGGAAATAGGCGCAGTGGATTTGAAACTATATGCCGTTTCCGACTCAGTGCTCAGACCTGATATCTACTCAACTAGCTTTCTTGTGGTCGGACAGGACAGCGGGGATGTAATAGAAACTATGCTTGAGCAAAAAACGTCCAATATTGCGGACAATACTTGGTTTGTCTCTATAGCAGTAGGTGTTATAGTGCTAGCATCTGTGCTGTATGTGCGCTTACGCAAAAAGAAGCGTACTGAGCTTTGATACGAACAATTTCTACTCAAATCTTATATGCAAAATTGGAACAGCGACAATGAGAAACATGCCAGATGAATCATGTAGAAATTGCGGTGGAAAGCTCACAAAATGCACCGTGTGTGCAGAATGTAGAATGCCTGTGAGCATGATCTGCCTTGAATGTGGCAAGCGTACTGGAGAACAGGTTCATGCTCTCTGCTTTATGACAAACATTCCAAAAATAGAAGAACCGAACGCAACTCCAAGCGGGATATTTGCAAGACAGATTCTGGTGGCATGAGCACACTGCGGAACAAAGATACCCAAGACTTAAGTAGTAAATTCAGACTTTTTAATTTCTATGCGACGGATTGGTTTGGCAGCATTCGCGCTAATCGTTCTTGTGCCTGCAATAGCGCATGGACAGACATTACAGATTACACTGCTTGACACATTCGGAGAGTTCAAGCGCGATGAACAGATTTTCGTCTTTGGCCAAGTATCGCAAATCTCACCTGACCTGTTCATCGTAGTGCAGATACTAAATCCGCGTGGGGATCTCTGCCAAGTCCAGCAGCTAAAGCCATTGTCTGATGGCCACTTTATCACCGAGCCTGGAACTCTTTCTGGGAGCATATGTGGAATACCTGGCGAGTATGCAGTGCGCGTGTTTTATGGCGATTTTACGGCATCTGACAAATTCGTACTGAAAAGCGAAAGGGTCAAGGCAAGTACTGACGTGGAATACATTTCCGCGGCAACATCGCTTCTTGAATCAAAAATAAACTCGCTTGACAGTGAGAGTGCCGCAACAGAGTTTGCAGATAGACTTGACCAGATAAGGGCGATCTCTGCATCTTCTACTGCCATAATACAGATGCGTGATCTTTACACCGATGTACTTCTATCTGATTTTGAAGAGTCTGACACATTCGGATTAAATCCTACATTTAGGCCTGCTATTGATGCATCGCTTGAAATTGTAGATAAAATGGTGACTTCGTCAGTACTTGATCAGTCAGGAGCCAAAAAAATAAAGGAGCAGGTGTATGCTGCCATGTTTTATGCCCACATAGGTAACAACCGGGAGGCACTGAGCACGATAAGTGACGTATATGTGCAAATAACAAATGCTACGCCGCAAAAAGTTCCTTCGGAGCAGCCACCAACGTATGAGGAAATTAATCAGACACTACTTAACATGATGACCAAGTCCAACTCAATTATGAACAGGCAGCTAAAGGAAGAGATTGGTTTCATATTTGCACGCGGGACAGGACCGCTTTACATTGAGGATCTCAGAGATCTTCTTGATATGATCACAAAAGCAAGAACGCTTGATACAACGCTACGACAGGATGATGTCCTCACACTTACAATACGAAACGAATGGAGCACGTTACGCGAATCGCTCTTGACAAAAGAAACATTGTCTGATTTTCTTGAGCAAAAGGACCGTGTAGACACACTCTTTGATGCTATAGTATTACTTCGAAATCTTGACAGAGTTGATAGGTTCATAACAAGAGATCCACAGCCTGAACTGGCTGAAGTAATCAAACCAAGACTGGACGAGCTGATGTTGAATCTCCGCACTGCGTCATCTCCGGAACAGATAGTCTTACTCAAGAAGGACATTCTTGACATGAAAAATGTCATAGACATATCAGCTAGAATTTCAACTACGATCGAGTTTTCAAGGGCAAACAACGCAGATCCAAAACTAATTTCCTCATTCGAAACGATGCTGGAGCAGGTAAGGGCTGCAACTACGGTGGGAGAAATACTGAAAGTTGTGGCGGACTTTGATGGAGTGATAAACGAATTGAGGGAAAAGCGAAGTCCTCTCTCAGTACTCAAATTCGATTACGAAAAGTTGCGCACAAAGGCCGAACTGCAAGCAGACTATGAAAGTCTTGTCACAATCAATAATGCGCTAAAGGCAATAAACACTGCAATCGAGCTTGAGAAGGGAAGTCCAACTGTGAGTAAAATAGACAAAATCGAGGTACTTTTAGCATGGGCTTCTCAACAAGAGCCAATAATTGAGGCAAAACTTGCATCCTACAGCAAGGACGCATACAAGATAAGAGCATCTGATATTTTACAGCGTGCACAATCACTTGAGAACCTTGCCAACCTTGGAATAATCCACAATAGATTCCTTCCAGGATCGTGGACTATGTAAATTCGCTAAAAGACAAGCTTTCAACGGCAAGGAACCTTGTAATCAAAGGAGACCTTGATGGGGCAGATATTATAGTGAGAGAATCGTTTGCAGAATGGCAGCAGGTTTCACAGAAATACTCTGAAGACCCATTTGGCTCAGAGGTTGGATATTCTGCGGGTGAAATCAGGAAAATAGAGTATCGTAAAAAGATTGGCGATCTCTCAGACTTTGCTACCCAATTTTACAACGCTGATTTTGCTGAAAATGCCAACGAGTTCAACAAACTCAAGGAAAAAGCATATGAGCTTGTAGAGTACGGCAACTTTGTCGACGCCGATTCCAAGATAAATGAAATACGAAACTTTCTTGCAGACAAGCTTGAGATGAAAAACAAAAAGATCATCTTTGACATATCGTATAATCCTGAAAAGCAGATATGGGTTATGAGTGGCGCTGTCGACAAGCAGATAATGGATAGGAGGGAGAACCTGTATCTGACAGTATACGATATGAAAGGAAGCAAGTATAGCACATTAAAATTCAGCGACACAAAACACGGAGAAATATTCACGCAATGGTATGCACCATCCGAGCCGGGAATGTATGTGGTACTGCTAGAATACCAAGCATACCAGGCATCGCAGATTGTAGACGTGCCTGACAAGACTCGACCCGTGTTCAGCTCAACCGATCTCAAGACCGTAGACTATGCAAGGGAGTATGAGGAACTAAAGTCCTTCATCAATACGTTCGGAGGCAACAACTATCAGGCAAATAAGGCCACATTCGACTCTACCATGAAGCAAATAGAAACTGCGCTTGCTAAAAAAGACTTCTCCACATCGAAATCAAAAATGACTGAATTGCAATCTATGATAGAAAGGTATCTGCCAAGCCGTTCTCGCACCGCGGTAATTGATGTTACCATTCAAGACGATAAACTCTATATTTCAGGCGCTATACAAAAGACGCTTGCATTCAGCGAGGATATCTTCATAGACATCTTTAATCAAAAGGGTGAGCGGGTAGATGAGATTCCGCTCAAGGATTCCGCATCTGGCTCATTTAACCAGGTAATAAACAAAAAGTATCCGCGCGGAACGTATGTGGTACAGCTGCAATATCACGACCTCGTTGTCTCTGATTTCTTCAGAGTCAACTAGTTGCGTTTTGCTGCGCCCTTTACAATGTTGAACAGCTGCCTTACTGCTACTTTTGGGTGGTGTGCTGCCATCTTGATTATGCTTGATAGGCCAAAATCGGCTTTGATAAAGTCAAGAAACTCATCTGCATTTAGCTCCTTGATTATGTCAATCTCTTCGTCCCACTGTTTATCATCAAGGCCTATCCATCGAGCCTGAACTCTTGCAGCCGAGTTTATTTTTGATTCTACTGCCTTTCTCCAACTCTCCTCATAACGTGCAAGCGACTTCTCATCTAGTCTGTCGCCTATCGCCGCATCGGATGCTATTTGTCCTGCAAGCCTTCCGAATCTTATTGCATAACGTATTCCTTCCAAGACCAGTGGGTTTGCCTGCCCAGCGGTGTCACCTGCCAGTATGAGGTTGTCATAGACTGTCTTTCTTCTCAGTCCATCATTTGGAATTAGTCCGTAATGAAATTCTATAGGTGTTATTTTGCCAAGCCTTGCAATCGGGCCTTTTCTTTTCTCAATTAATTCTTTGAGGCGCTCTGTCGGATCGACTTGTGATTCTGGTTTGCCGATTCCGACACCTATCCGTACTGTCTTCTCACCAGTCGGAAATATCCACGCATATCCTGCAGGCGAGTACTCTTGCCCTACCATCAGCCACCATGTGTGCCTGTCGACATTTTCTACTTGTGCCTCAAACTCTGCACCTGCTCCGAATCTTTTCCATTGAGAAACAAGCCCAAGTGATTTTGCTACAACAGTCTGAAATCCACTTGCATCAACTACCAATCTTGCTTTAACGTAGGTCTCTTCACCTGCAGATGCAGCTTTTAGAAGAATTCCGTACTGGTCTCTTTGAGCACCGATGACTGTAGTGTTTGTGAAAAGTTCCGCGCCTTCTTTTTGGGCAAGCCCTGCAAGCCATCTGTACGTTTTGCGCACATCTAGCACTGCGGCCCTTGGCTCTCTGTCCGAGATGGTCGCCTCGTTATTAGGAGAGCAAAACGAATAGTTTTGGATCGGATTGTAACAGTCACTGGGAATACCGAACTCGTGTATGCTATCAATCCATGTGACACCGCTAGTCCTTACAGTCTGGGAAACCGTCTGTTCCTTTTCTATCAATGCCACCTTTAGCCCTGTTCTTGCAGCAGAATATGCAGCAGATGAACCTGCTGGACCTGCCCCGACCACAGCTATGTCATAATCGACCTGTTTTACCAACTATTCCGCTCTGTCTGTGAAATATTTTAAATTATCAAGACTAGGCAAGAGGACACCGGCTTGTCCGGCAGTAGTTCATTTAGAGAACGATGCGCTTGAACTCGTTAGTCTTTGCAACGAATTCAAAATCAACGTCTGCCCTTGCTTTGTACTTGTAAGAGTAATCAAGGCTAATTGCCTTCTCAAGAGTTTTGAGGCCTTCTTGGACTTTGCCAGCTCTGACAAGACTTGATGCTTTGTTGTACAGAGTTACTGTACTGCTCGGCCTTTCCTGCAATACCTTGTCATAGCATGCTATGGCATCATCGTATCTTGCAAGATAGTGCAGTGCCAGACCTTTGTTTATCAGGGCAAGAGTGTTTTGGGGGGAATTCTCTAACACTTTATCATATGATGATATCGCGTCATGGTACCTACCGAACTTGCCATAAATGTTGCCGCACCTTACAAGCGAATCCAAATGGAGAGGTTCGACCTGCAAGATCTGCTTGAAAATTGCAAGCGCTTTTTTGGGGCTTCCAAGGTTTAGCTCTGTTATTGCAGCGTTGTAAAGACGTTCTATGTCATTCAACTATTTTGTTATCGGCTTGCCCTTCTGGTCTGCCGCCCTTTCTTGGTCAAAAGTTGACATGTGTTGTGGGTCTCTATGCATATAGCTGTATGACTCGCCTGGCTTTTTTCTGCAGAACTTTTTATGGACAGCCTCTTCCACCTTTAGAGTGTCCTCGTTTTCGTGAGCCATTTTCTTACCGCAGTCCTTGCAAATTATCTCGGGCATATGGCTACTCTAAATCGAATCTATTTATTTTATTCTAGCTGTGGTAAGGCATGGAGGTCCAACCAGTACCATTTATTATCTGGTCTGTGATCTCCGCCGCGGTCTTTGCGGCAACTGCTTTTGCATACAGGACGTATCTGCAGAAAAGAAAGAGCAGTGATTAAAGCTTGGCAGCATCCTTCAGGTATGCCAAAATCCCGGTATAGTCTATATCGCCAAACCCAGCATCGACTGCATTCTGGTATACTTCGTTTGCTTTGGCAGACATGGGAAGGTGTAGGCCAAATGATCTGGCTGCCTCGTTTATGGTGTCAAGATCCTTTTTGAGATTTCGTAGCGTGAACGTGGGCTCAAAAGAGTCATTTATCATTTTGTAAGCTTTGGTCTCACTCATTCCAGTTTTAAAATACGTGGAATTGAGTATCTGTAAGAATATTTGAGGGTCTATTGATGCCCCTCTGGCAAGGGTAATGCCTTCTGAGAGTGCAAGTGCGAGCATTGCTATCTGAAGATTCATTGCAAGTTTGACTGAATGTGCTGTCCCAATATTGCCAAGATAGAAGACTTTGCTTGCAACCGTCTTGAAGATCTTTTCGTATTTCTCATATGCGTTTTTGCTACCATCTATCATCATGACAAGTTGCCCGTTTATGGCAACGTTAGGCCCTCCCATGACAGGTGTCCCAAGATATGTTATGTTTTTTTTCGCAAACTGTTCTGCAATCTCTTTTGCGCTGTTGGGATTTATTGTACTCATATCTGCCACTACGAGATCGTCTCTTGCGCCGCAAGAGATACATCTATCTCCAAATGAGACCTTTCTTACTGCATCTGCATTCTTTACTACTACAAATACGATCTCTGATTTTTCTGCAACCTCTTTTGGTGAATCTGCTACATGTGCACCGTTTTTTTCAAGCTCCGCGGTCTTGCTTTCTGTCCTATTGAAGGCGTAAAGCTCATGCCCTGACCTCAGAATGTTCAGCCCTACGGCGTTTCCAAGAAGCCCGGTGCCAACAAGTCCAATCCTCATGCGGTGTTATTCTTCAAATGATTATTTGTATTGTGCACTATCGCAATTCTTCTGCAGAGACTTCCCACTTGCCGCCAAGCCTTGATGCTGTAAATGCTATGTGTCCTATTACCTTGTCTCCCTTGCGAACCATGCCGTAGTCCTGCTTGCTTATCTTTAATATGCGTTCTTTGGTCTTGTAGCTTCCCTCAATAACTTTGATCTTAAATCGCTTGCTAACTTTGACGATGAGCTTTCTTGCAACCTGTATGTCCCCTATCCAAGAAAACATCTCAAAACTGCCGAAATTCTGTGTGGTGATCTCCTGACCGTAAAGCCTTGCCTCGAATTTGAAATTGTTTTTCTTGGCCTCTTCGTTGAGCCAGTCAACCGCTTGCTGTCCATATCCTTTCTCCACAGCAAATGTTTCGGAATCGCTTTTGACCATATCCGAAGTGATCCTAACCCGGTCTTATTCTATCATCTTGAAAAAGGTTAAATCCTAAGTCAAATCAGATCAATCAATGCAAAAGTTTGCATCGCTGTTTCTATTTGTAATAATTGGTTTGCTGACGTTATACTTGAATTCCGCATTTGCACAAATGGAAAACGAGGAAGCAATGGAGGATGCTACGATGGAAGATGAAATGATGATGACGATGGCAGACGATGTGATACTTCCACCATTGCAGCAACTCAGTCTTGGTGTGAATCCACATGATATAGAATGTCGCGACGGTCAACAGCTGGTCTTCAAGGCAAGTAACTGGCAACCTGCATGTATAAACGAGTCAAGCTACTCAGTTTTGTCTGCACGTGGCTGGATCGCACAACACGATCCAACTCATGCCGATCTGGAAAAAATGATGGAAAAATATATGGAAAACCACCCACACGAATCAGAAACTGATGACGGCCAAGTTGACATAAAAGAAGAAATCAAAGTAGATGGACAGACCGGAGTTAACGGCACTACTGTGGAGGAACCAAAAAGCCACGTAATTGAGCTTCGGGAAGACATGGAAATGGGCGCAAACTAGTGAAGGCGTATCTGATAAACAATTACACAATTCAGTACAAGAATTTTTAATGCATTGTAGATTAGTGCGTGCCATACTCGAATTCTAGATTTGGAGCCTATTAGCAAAAGATGGATCTGGTTCGTCTTCCCTATTAACATAGCAGCCGAGGGGCTGCACACCGTGATTCCACTCTTTGTCATACGACTAGGCGGTGGAATAAGTGAGGTATCTGTGGTAATATCTGTTCATTATGGAACTGCCGCACTCGGCTCTATATTCTGGGGAAAGATTCTTGACAAATATCACGCAAAAAAAGCTGTACTGCTAGTCGCGTTTTCCATGATTCTTCTTAGCTGTGTGTGGCTCTACTATACGGACCAAATACCTATAGTGTACGCAATATCGGCACTAACAGGACTGTTTCTAGTAGCACGCGGGCCTGTAACACAAATGCTCGTAATGGAAACTAGTCCGAACAATCAATGGAGCAAATTTTTTGCTAGAACATCTATTCTTTCCACATTTGGAAGCCTTGGCGCCATGCTCATAGGCGCAGTCTGGAGCTTTTACTTTGATACACGCCAGTATTTTCTTATCTGTGCCATTTCCACTGGAATCGCAATAGTAATCAGTCTGCAGATATCAAAGACACACTTTCACATTGAGCGCAGTATGATAGCTCACTCCATCCATGGAATGCAGCATATATTCAGTCATTTTAGGTTCCACAATCATTTTGTATTTCCAAAGGTTCCTGAACTATACGACTTTAAGCATATCATAATAATTCTCAAAGGAAAGGTCTCACATGAGATAGGATTTTTGTTTCTGACTAATTTTATGTTCTACTTTGGCAGTAACATGTATTTTACAGCACTCACACCATTCCTCAAGCAGCTTGGCCTTGCAGACTCTACCGTTTTCACGCTTTACTTGATTCAGACATGTGTGATGGCAATGATATTTTTCTTGGCCCCGAAGATAATTGGTAGATTGGGTGAGGAACGATCCATGATACTTGCTTACGCCCCAAGAATCAGCGGCATATTGGTTGCGGGATTTCTTGTCAACATGTTTTTGATGCCTAACTCTCTGATCTTTGTTATAATCTCCATGTGTCTTATGGTACTGGGATTCTCAGTTTATAGCACTGCTAACTCTGTTTTACTCTTCAAGACAATTCCAAAAGGATTTGAGGGCACGTATCTTGGCGTCAACAGTTCGATGATTGGTATGGGTGTATTTGGCGGAGCTCTCAGTACAG encodes:
- a CDS encoding restriction endonuclease — translated: MSSRIWLGGIDGVIPGGITAKDFSIVAKVDSTTAKKMLTEMAQNQIGRMDGETIEFTDGDKIKAALYAVLKGATIDDAAAHLSWRDFEGLAAQILEEKNFSTVRNHIMTNPRMEIDIIGIKLGIALLIDCKHWQKHSPSALDAAVQKQIERTKHYVAKTKGAVAAPVIVTLYQDRVNFINKVPIVPIFQLSSFIDEFYGNLEDIKTIRKE
- a CDS encoding ABC transporter substrate-binding protein; protein product: MRIFFLFLIISSGISPAFAEKGTYVDTVQFIQYLEESTALEEVKKGNLDMYYSRMPFELLEQKESLTNLKVFYTTGGSFSLLLNPAQGEKFNPFAFQEVRFALNYLVDRNLIVDELMGGYGVPMVSNYGPFDPDYLLIVDELEKFGFRYNPEYARQVISETLEKNGAEKINGVWTYMGKPVEVTVFIRNDDAVRKSIGEIISSELEKSGFVVSKDFGDLNKAFVIVYGSDPAELRWSIYTEGYAGRSAFVKYDPLGLAQMYAPWFSNMPGLNNPSYWNYKNAKLDEITQKIYSANFTSSDERAALIKLATKEGVNESVRIFLAAKIDPYVTNKNVEGVINDFGGGITTRFTAINSRTGDADLKIGVKQIYQGAWNPIRGFSDMYSKNVWDTLYDPGIFKNPYSGENFAVRQSWSVQSAGPEGTLDVPDDAIRWNPDLQEWELVGPNARAVSKITYDLLLGDWHHGQKIDLNDVLYSVYFTQEWATQKENDKTFDPEYSPQAAPGASTLVALRPLDEDTVEVYVNYWHFDESDIADWGGVWVTMPWEIMYAMEQAVVDGKASFSRTDAQAKSLNWLSLIVPRDASLIKQYLEQFIVEKQVPPALEGSDWQYYESRYLAAIEWIKEKNHAVISNGPFYLQSYSPEARTITIKAFVSENYPFAAGHWSEFESVDLPQITSISVPEKIESGSSIEIPIVVSNTSVLYYFITDARGEQVAGGVLPVIDNTSKLILTGEETKKMEIGAVDLKLYAVSDSVLRPDIYSTSFLVVGQDSGDVIETMLEQKTSNIADNTWFVSIAVGVIVLASVLYVRLRKKKRTEL
- a CDS encoding NAD(P)/FAD-dependent oxidoreductase, which encodes MVKQVDYDIAVVGAGPAGSSAAYSAARTGLKVALIEKEQTVSQTVRTSGVTWIDSIHEFGIPSDCYNPIQNYSFCSPNNEATISDREPRAAVLDVRKTYRWLAGLAQKEGAELFTNTTVIGAQRDQYGILLKAASAGEETYVKARLVVDASGFQTVVAKSLGLVSQWKRFGAGAEFEAQVENVDRHTWWLMVGQEYSPAGYAWIFPTGEKTVRIGVGIGKPESQVDPTERLKELIEKRKGPIARLGKITPIEFHYGLIPNDGLRRKTVYDNLILAGDTAGQANPLVLEGIRYAIRFGRLAGQIASDAAIGDRLDEKSLARYEESWRKAVESKINSAARVQARWIGLDDKQWDEEIDIIKELNADEFLDFIKADFGLSSIIKMAAHHPKVAVRQLFNIVKGAAKRN
- a CDS encoding tetratricopeptide repeat protein is translated as MNDIERLYNAAITELNLGSPKKALAIFKQILQVEPLHLDSLVRCGNIYGKFGRYHDAISSYDKVLENSPQNTLALINKGLALHYLARYDDAIACYDKVLQERPSSTVTLYNKASSLVRAGKVQEGLKTLEKAISLDYSYKYKARADVDFEFVAKTNEFKRIVL
- a CDS encoding NAD(P)-dependent oxidoreductase produces the protein MRIGLVGTGLLGNAVGLNILRSGHELYAFNRTESKTAELEKNGAHVADSPKEVAEKSEIVFVVVKNADAVRKVSFGDRCISCGARDDLVVADMSTINPNSAKEIAEQFAKKNITYLGTPVMGGPNVAINGQLVMMIDGSKNAYEKYEKIFKTVASKVFYLGNIGTAHSVKLAMNLQIAMLALALSEGITLARGASIDPQIFLQILNSTYFKTGMSETKAYKMINDSFEPTFTLRNLKKDLDTINEAARSFGLHLPMSAKANEVYQNAVDAGFGDIDYTGILAYLKDAAKL
- a CDS encoding MFS transporter codes for the protein MEPISKRWIWFVFPINIAAEGLHTVIPLFVIRLGGGISEVSVVISVHYGTAALGSIFWGKILDKYHAKKAVLLVAFSMILLSCVWLYYTDQIPIVYAISALTGLFLVARGPVTQMLVMETSPNNQWSKFFARTSILSTFGSLGAMLIGAVWSFYFDTRQYFLICAISTGIAIVISLQISKTHFHIERSMIAHSIHGMQHIFSHFRFHNHFVFPKVPELYDFKHIIIILKGKVSHEIGFLFLTNFMFYFGSNMYFTALTPFLKQLGLADSTVFTLYLIQTCVMAMIFFLAPKIIGRLGEERSMILAYAPRISGILVAGFLVNMFLMPNSLIFVIISMCLMVLGFSVYSTANSVLLFKTIPKGFEGTYLGVNSSMIGMGVFGGALSTGIITKSFGYTETFLIASFVLAGSLFLFRLYLRHRLSGRTGN